A region of the Melitaea cinxia chromosome 1, ilMelCinx1.1, whole genome shotgun sequence genome:
TGTTGAACGTTTCAAAATATgacacaaaaattaattatcccTTGTTATTGTACGTacagtaatttttatatctcaATAAGTAATTCTTTCGTTACCAAATAGTTgtcattattttgttattgttatgcATCCACAGTTTAGTTGTGAAATCGAAAACATACATAACACAGTTTTTGACACACATAAGTTGCTGGTTTTgtaatacttaatttaaatgattGTCGTCTATCATTACTAaactattttgatattttttatattattgatttatgtAGGTAGATATTTTTAgattgttaatataatttactaggGTTCGAgcacattatatatgtatatgctcGGCATAGGCTTTACAGTGTACACAGAATAATTACATTTGTAACgggcttttttttttatggcaatatttgaaaaaaaaattgcgatggTTTTGTATTGCATTTTCCTTAATTGTTAGAAGAAAAGATACGAACtgcttgatatttattttaatgttatcttATTTTCTacgtgtaaaaatatatataaagtcaaAAACCTCGGAATTATGTTCGATAGACATCTTTCTTGGGTACCTCAGCTGAGTGAGATGAGCCGTAAACTATTTGCAGCTATCGGATCACTGCGACGACTgcaatatttcctccctttgccTACGAAAATTacgttagcacagtcactccttctaccaattcttgactatgctgacacttgctatcttgatcttaaagaggagcaattaaataagcttgagcgtcTTCAGAATCTTTGTATACGGTTCATATTAAtgtggtcttcgcaaatatgaccacgtttccgAATTTCGCAATTGTCTCAAGTGGCTACCGATTCACTTtggcaggaatactcacatactctcgCTACTGTATTGCATACTTTTTTATTCTGATACACCTCTGTACCGTGGgagcgtttcaagtatatttgtAATACGCACGACTGCACCCTTAGATCTgagtctactttgatgctcgaaACTTCAATtcacactacttctttttactccagttccttttcagttaaagctgttcaactttggaacgctctaccttctcctataaaacaagcccaatccctgtcttgcttcaaaaaataacttaaggcgcactatttgtcatttaatacgtcataattgtttttaatatgtctgcataatttaattaatgagtATTGCTGcaattgtattatttactagtgacccgccccggcttcgcacgggtgcaatgctgatgctaaatatactacagaatgtctttatttatagtatgaagctagcttatagcatggttattaacataataacaacattcaaatatgcgttgttagattacacgttgttacacaatgcgttgaaaaaataaaggttcattgctcgttccccgtaggtgatagcgtgataatttgtagcttatatgttgacccgacttcttaataatattcgtgccaaatttgaagtagatccatgcagtactttttgagtttattccggacatacatacaacacaagacaaacagacaaaagttctaaaaactatatctttggcttcggtatcgattgtagatcacaccccaaatattctttaaaaaaaatattcaatgtagttttgactttcctaccattttattatatgtttagaCATAGATTCTATGCTTTTAtccattttatatgtatttcgtttataagtatagtattttttatgcgtatgtttatatatatatatttgtgtgtatgtatctatgtaatgtatgtatgtataatgcCGTTTATGTTTGTGTATTCGTACTCGATGATTGATAACGTTCTAGGTGACATTAATCGTCACTTCTCTGTGTATACTTCCCTACcgttttcactacgctgtggcTATATCCCTAAAGGTTGTCTggtgtctggaagagatcgcttttctagcgataagaccgcctttgttcACTCTTCTTTATTTGTTGTATGTTATTATGTTGATTGCTGTTGTGTACAAtgaagagtattattatttatgtctgAGAGTATTGTTATTATGTCTTGAAATGTGTACTGAAAGATTAGGACAAGGGAATCGGTATAGctgcaaatatattattatttgaaaagaGGTAAAAACCCAATATTGTAAAATCGGGCCGAGTCActagtatctatatataattacgTGAAGCAAACACTTTTTTACTCCTTTTTACGATAAcagcgcggacggaggagtatgaaatttcacacatgtttactagcttctgcccgcggcATTGCGTATATGGATGTCGGTTATCGCGACCAAAAGTAGGCTATGTCTATCCTCATTCTTCTTCAGACTTCCCTCCATGCCAAATATTTTGTCCAGTAATTTCAACTTGAAAAGATAACAGGTGGACAGACAGACgagaatttttaatattagtatggattaaGTTTTCCGCGTGGTTAAACAGTGTTCACGCGGGAGAAGTTGCGGCTGGAAGCTAACTTTTTGATTATCCAGTCGTTGGCAGAATCCTATAATATTTCcttgtaaacaatatttttaaccttCTTATCGGGTGTcgataaaattactaaatttctGTGTGAACTTACACGTGAGCAGGCTACATAATGTTGGCCACGCGAAAAACTATTCAGTCTCAAATCTGCCCCAGCGTATTTAAGAGTAAGTCTTGGGATTTGTTTATTGTCATGGCAAAACATACCTTAAACTTAACTGAATgcatttaaattcaaaagggGAGATCAGTGGGAATTAATGGGATGTTCAGCAGGAAGACTGTCTCACCCTGAGCACAGccagttataatattattatccttATTACCTCTATTAAGTTTAGATGTAGACGCCTGCCGACCTGTAGTCGGGTGCCGTTGCAGAGCTTTGGAGGCtcgaaattttgtaaaatatacctACCCCTGTCCGTAAGGTAAGTTTGTTGGGAGGGAGACCTGCGGGTTTTAGGGAGTTCAAAAATTCCACTGGATAATTAACAGTGTCAGTCGTATTTATCACCGAGTCCCTAGAATAAATGACTTTTGAACAGCTTGAATTCAATTCACCATTCCGAACCAGTGATCGTACCACCAACTATCAAAAACTAATGAGACTGTTACTAAAGCCCtcaaaaatatacctactaacCGActgttggtaaaaaaaaacgtgtctcgtgaaaaataattacttttcatGGACacgtattgaaaaataattatttttatgggaCACACGTTTTTTTGTCAATTCAACAAGTTGTTGATGACTTATGATcctaaattcaaaaattttgaaAGTTGCTGTATTTACAATAGACAAGCCATAGTTGCAaactgatttattttaattttgcataAAAACTTTCAAAGAACAACAAGACAATGTTTTAATCTGGAGTTTAGGACATAGTGAGGGAATGATTTTCATAGCATTTGAATAGCCATCTTCACCACGGCAAAACAAAATTTGATATTACCAAGTGTCATATGAGGATGATAAGGTGCAATTCACTTATACgctttaagtttttattgcGACTTTACAAGATTATGGTCACGCCGTTCAAACTCTTGACCGACCATTACCAAAGTCACTTCGTCTGTAGTATGAGCATTAAATCGCTCCTATGGACTTGAGCTGGTGTTCTGTCTGCGTGTATGCCACTTTCGTATATATTGCAATCCTTAGGGACTTTATCCATCGtagttttaagattttttacctatatattattgtaGTGCAATATGCTTTGCATTCGCTTGACCAGTTCTGGTTTTACAGCCGGAAAACTACCGGACCTTAGCTTCTCTTTTGTCTTCCCCTATAAAGTAAATTTGCAAAAACTGAGGCACTGCCTGAGTAGAAGGGAGAACACTGACAATCAAATGATAGACCTGCCCTTGTACTTTGAAAGTGGGCATTATCCACTATAGCGAATGAAGACAAACGCGTGTAGCACGCGCGCCgctttcattattataatactctttattatacaccataaaaagaatcaaaaaaaaaaaaaaaaaaaaaacatttaaaatgaaagatgtacattACCTACCTAACTGATTTAATAGTATGTATTGAGTGTTTTAATCGCTTTTAATAATTCATGTTTAGGAGCCTGCATAATAAAGATCATAGAAATTggagtaatttttaaatattattcacacaaactatgaatatattttactagcccTGGAGATGTTTTTCAAAGAAACGGAAATCACTTGttctgttatttatatttaagagcTAGGATAGTAAATTTCATAGAAATCGgagtagattttaaatattttccatgGAAAATTTCATTCCCTATTTTGCACCTTTGGGGGGTGAACTccaataaacaatgaaaaaagttttcaatGAAATGTTGAGGTTGACAAAAACCGTTGCTAATTTAAAGATTTTCTCATGCAAACTCTTAATGTGCATCcacattttgaattaaaataatttcacattTCTGCTATTAGTGGTTACGGCTTACGGCGAACTTctccttttatatatatagaggagtgcataatactaatatttttttttaattatgcataaaaaatacattacacacactaccatgtatttgacacataggcatatatactcttatgtttattatttaaatttatgttataataaaatatataaataatattatatatttattgtattgaataatttaatttattctagaagtaagtctttgacaacagaaccttaataatgttcaaacttataatttaaaattaattttggtcgaatttcgaccacctGGGCGACCGTTAGTATACATACGTACAATATGAATTATTACTCACAAATGGAactttttagtatattatataaactactTTAAATGATGAAGAGTCTGTAATGGATTAGTGATTCACATTTTGTTGATTGCATCAATTTATCGCTTTGTAACAAACAACGTTCAAAATACCATGAAGGCTACAATTGTTAGGGAAATACAATCAATTGTCACAGTAAGGACATATTTAATACGTGCTCGTCTGAATTTATGACTATATCATTAAATGAGCTCAGTAGAATACGAGTGGCTTTGTGATTAGCTGGACGATTGCAAAGTTACCGGTAAAAAATGTGCTTGTGGCTTTTAACAGCTTGCTTAGGCTTATTGCCAGCAAATTCCGTACCGCCTGCAACAATCGTTATTGTACAAGGGGTACCGACACCGATCCTTCAGCCTACTACAGCAGCTACTACAGCAGCTACTACAGCAGCTACTACAGCAGCTACTACGCAAGCTACTACGGCAGCTACTACAGCAGCTACTACAGCAGCTACTACAGCAGCTTCTACAGCAGCTACTACGGCAGCTACTACAGTAGGTACTACGGCAGCTACTACAGTAGGTACTACGGCAGCTACTACAGCAGCTACTACGGCAGCTACTACAGCAGCTACTACGGCAGCTACTACAGCAGCTACTACGGCAGCTACAACAGCAGCTACTACGGCAGCTACTACAGCAGCTACTACAGCAGCTACTACGGCAGCTACTACAGTCGCAACTACTACAACCACTCCAGCACCGACAACGACGATGATGCCACCCACAACTGCTCCAACAACCACCACTACAGTCGCTCCAACTACCACAACAGCTCGAGTGACAATAAGTGGTAACAACTCTTCACCTATACCACCACAAGGAAATAATACAAGTCCATCAACGACAAACTCAATGCTACTAACAACTGCCATGCCTGCTAGTTCTAGTTCCATAACTAACCAATTATCATCTACAACAGCAACTAACACTCTGATGGCGGGTGGACAAAATTTACCTGTTTTGCTTTGTGAGAACCCTgatgttatttgtatttttaatcccGATGAAAACGCTACAGGGCCGATCCAGATTGATCCAAGACTCGGCACTACACCCACCTCAGCAGCAGCACTACAGGGTCCACAAATAACTGGCTATAATGGACAAGTTGTATTATATGACTCGGCTGTAAAATTTCCTAGAGAACGTAGAAGTCTTCACTATAAACAATTACAGcaagaaagaaatataaatttttacaacaaCGGTGAACACAAGATACGCAAAAGACAAAGTTGCCGATGCGTACCTACAGGTACTTGTGTAAGAAGTTCGTCTGGAGCGGGTATGATTGACTTTAGAATTGTGACTCCTGTAAGTATTTTGAACACAAGAAATGTAtggtttgtaaatatattaacatgTAATGTAATAGCTTTAACTGGAATTTTAGACTAATGCACCTTGTCCCGCTGGACAAGAGTATTGTTGCGGAAGTACAACTTCTACTGCAGTGTCAATAGCATGCGGTACCTTACAAACATCGCCGTCCCC
Encoded here:
- the LOC123653636 gene encoding mucin-5AC-like produces the protein MCLWLLTACLGLLPANSVPPATIVIVQGVPTPILQPTTAATTAATTAATTAATTQATTAATTAATTAATTAASTAATTAATTVGTTAATTVGTTAATTAATTAATTAATTAATTAATTAATTAATTAATTAATTAATTAATTVATTTTTPAPTTTMMPPTTAPTTTTTVAPTTTTARVTISGNNSSPIPPQGNNTSPSTTNSMLLTTAMPASSSSITNQLSSTTATNTLMAGGQNLPVLLCENPDVICIFNPDENATGPIQIDPRLGTTPTSAAALQGPQITGYNGQVVLYDSAVKFPRERRSLHYKQLQQERNINFYNNGEHKIRKRQSCRCVPTGTCVRSSSGAGMIDFRIVTPTNAPCPAGQEYCCGSTTSTAVSIACGTLQTSPSPAVVPAAGQANFGEYPWQVIILTRQNDYIAGGVLIDQRNVLTVTHRMSSYIVSGTAPNVKVRLGEWDAAGTYEPVPFQEYNVARVFTHPSYNSNTLQYDITVLRLSAMVPLTPQIGSATTINRACLPPMSTSTYTGQRCWVSGWGKDMFGLQGQYQQILKKVDVPIVAPATCQTQMQAARLGPTFVLDTTSFICAGGEASKDSCTGDGGSGLVCQVNGQWVVVGLVAWGLGCANANVPAAYVNVAALLPWIQQQVATA